The following proteins are encoded in a genomic region of Candidatus Edwardsbacteria bacterium:
- a CDS encoding PEP/pyruvate-binding domain-containing protein, which produces MIIDIRNITAKDLPTVGNKAANLARLMSSGFNVPDGFCLTADAYRQAIIQGHKELEVLLKDIDSSRPEKVRDIALSISRVFDTIAIPGGLAEEIKYKSTFSKTDLVAVRSSATAEDLPGLSFAGQYDSFLNLRGADDILPAIKKVWASLWSERAIVYREKNGIRQDDLAMAVIIQRMVPADVSGVAFTADPVSGDRGSILINAVRGLGEELVSGKAKPHQYRIIKGSFQIEKELSDDGQLLPEGRLNELADLALKVEKMFGCPQDIEWAFYKDKFHILQSRHITASENNQPPFPVIWGNPATREILKNTPVYWSNWNTRENMPYPLKPLSWSFFNDFLVPAINRAIWGVDKRSPIHHYSSIIDLVNGRTYWNMNLLYGHPLFRRIMRPIMAQIDHEATVFFEKAYHNGDLRPAVLPINLWQKIVVAATALKCYLGFPWFMSLKQIYRQCDEYWVLADQYDATPLEGKSSRDLLEEARLFGFVTARYAFPLLFIASKAVVAFDVIKRLTGEWPGFRYEDLMLGIKGNKTTEAALELFKLSRMPETVREIFERSDVSRCEEFETALAKYPEGQDYLARVNRFLDAYGHRGMKDLDMGYPSWGEDRSYVYQMIKSYLQFGPDDIDPVKQFEQSVARRQQLIKTAKERLSKNPVDRIFPVRRWLFQKMTDVIHDCLPLRENEKFYGIRCFPGSRRIVLEIGRRYCEKGLLDDRQDIFYLTVGEIMDVESGRFPEIGNIREFLQKRKDDWHRQVDSDPPFIIRSDGRQWRNTNQKPREGNILRGVGASSGRVTGTARIIREPSQARLFNKGEILVAPYTEPGWAPLFLMAKALVMEVGGALCHGAIVAREYGIPAVVGVNRATSEIKDGDQITVDGSSGEVEIKIKHQT; this is translated from the coding sequence TTGATAATAGACATTAGGAACATTACGGCCAAAGATCTGCCAACGGTCGGCAACAAGGCGGCCAACCTGGCCCGGCTGATGTCTTCGGGATTCAATGTCCCGGACGGATTCTGTCTGACCGCCGATGCCTACCGGCAGGCGATCATCCAGGGACATAAAGAGCTGGAAGTTCTTTTAAAGGACATTGATTCCAGCCGCCCGGAAAAAGTTCGAGACATTGCACTTTCGATATCTCGGGTGTTCGACACAATAGCCATTCCCGGGGGCCTCGCCGAAGAAATAAAATATAAATCGACCTTCAGTAAAACCGATCTGGTGGCGGTGCGCTCGTCGGCCACCGCCGAGGACCTGCCCGGCCTCTCCTTTGCCGGACAATATGACAGCTTCCTCAACCTCAGGGGAGCCGACGATATCTTGCCGGCAATAAAAAAAGTCTGGGCTTCCCTGTGGTCGGAGAGGGCCATTGTCTACCGGGAAAAGAACGGCATCAGACAGGACGATCTCGCCATGGCGGTGATCATCCAGCGGATGGTGCCGGCGGATGTCTCGGGCGTGGCGTTCACCGCCGATCCCGTCTCGGGCGACCGGGGATCCATTCTTATCAACGCCGTCCGCGGACTGGGGGAAGAACTGGTGTCGGGCAAGGCCAAACCCCACCAATACAGGATCATAAAGGGTTCTTTCCAGATCGAAAAAGAGCTGTCTGACGACGGGCAATTGTTGCCGGAGGGCAGGTTGAATGAATTGGCCGACCTTGCCCTGAAGGTGGAAAAAATGTTCGGATGCCCCCAGGACATCGAATGGGCTTTTTATAAAGATAAATTCCACATTCTGCAATCGCGCCATATCACGGCATCGGAAAACAACCAGCCGCCCTTTCCGGTCATCTGGGGGAATCCCGCCACCCGGGAGATCCTGAAAAACACGCCGGTCTACTGGTCCAACTGGAACACCCGGGAGAACATGCCCTATCCGTTGAAGCCGCTCAGCTGGTCGTTCTTCAACGATTTTCTGGTCCCGGCCATCAACCGGGCCATCTGGGGAGTGGACAAAAGATCACCGATCCATCATTACAGCAGTATCATCGACCTGGTGAACGGGCGCACCTACTGGAACATGAACCTGCTCTATGGCCATCCGTTATTTCGCAGGATCATGCGGCCCATCATGGCGCAGATAGACCACGAGGCCACGGTCTTCTTCGAAAAGGCCTACCATAACGGGGATCTGCGGCCGGCGGTATTGCCGATAAACCTTTGGCAGAAAATTGTCGTCGCGGCCACCGCCCTGAAGTGCTATCTGGGATTTCCCTGGTTCATGAGCCTGAAGCAGATCTACCGGCAATGCGACGAATACTGGGTTTTGGCCGACCAGTATGATGCCACCCCCCTGGAGGGGAAATCCAGCCGGGACCTGCTGGAGGAGGCCCGGCTGTTCGGGTTCGTCACCGCCCGGTATGCCTTTCCCCTGCTGTTCATCGCCAGCAAGGCGGTCGTGGCGTTTGATGTCATCAAGCGATTGACCGGCGAGTGGCCCGGCTTCAGATACGAGGATCTGATGCTCGGCATCAAGGGGAACAAGACCACCGAGGCGGCCCTGGAGCTTTTCAAGCTTTCGCGGATGCCGGAAACCGTCAGGGAAATATTCGAACGATCGGATGTTTCCCGGTGTGAAGAGTTTGAAACCGCCTTGGCAAAATATCCGGAGGGCCAGGACTATCTTGCCAGGGTCAACAGATTTCTTGATGCCTACGGCCACCGGGGGATGAAGGACCTGGACATGGGCTATCCCAGCTGGGGCGAGGATCGCAGCTATGTTTACCAGATGATAAAAAGCTATCTGCAATTCGGCCCAGACGACATCGATCCGGTAAAACAATTCGAGCAGTCGGTGGCCAGGCGCCAGCAGCTGATAAAAACCGCCAAAGAACGCCTGTCTAAAAATCCAGTGGACAGAATATTCCCCGTCCGGCGTTGGCTGTTTCAGAAGATGACGGATGTCATCCACGACTGCCTGCCCCTGCGGGAGAACGAGAAATTCTACGGCATCCGGTGCTTTCCCGGCAGCCGCCGGATAGTCCTGGAGATAGGCCGCCGTTATTGTGAAAAGGGTCTGCTGGATGACCGGCAGGACATCTTCTATCTGACGGTGGGGGAGATAATGGATGTCGAGAGCGGGAGATTTCCCGAAATCGGAAATATCAGGGAGTTCCTTCAAAAAAGAAAGGACGACTGGCACCGCCAGGTGGATTCCGATCCGCCGTTCATCATCCGCAGCGACGGGCGGCAGTGGCGGAACACCAACCAGAAGCCCCGGGAAGGAAATATCCTGCGCGGGGTGGGGGCCTCTTCCGGCCGGGTCACCGGAACAGCCCGGATAATTCGGGAGCCTTCGCAGGCCCGCCTTTTCAACAAGGGCGAGATCCTGGTGGCGCCCTACACCGAACCGGGCTGGGCCCCCCTGTTCCTGATGGCCAAAGCCCTGGTGATGGAGGTGGGCGGGGCGCTGTGCCACGGGGCCATCGTGGCCCGGGAATACGGCATCCCGGCGGTGGTGGGGGTGAACCGGGCCACCTCGGAGATAAAGGACGGGGACCAGATCACGGTGGACGGGAGCAGCGGGGAAGTGGAGATAAAAATCAAACATCAAACATAA
- a CDS encoding FAD/NAD(P)-binding protein, translated as MNPNIYLPYISEITDIKQETPDTRTYDVKIKKKDEAKLFVSRPGQFVEASVFGAGEAPFGLTTSPQEPGVMTFTVRACGRVTNALAELKKGDEIGIKGPLGNSFLDKIDSRGKDVLVIGGGIGLPPLRSMIDHIFNHRADYRDFTVLYGARTPADRVYKYQLSDWEKKTDLKLIQTVDVADKEWTGNVGVVTTLFPKLKLDIPNTVVYTCGPPIMIKFVIIELLKLGLPEKQIVSTLERYMKCGVGKCGHCCIGNKYVCTEGPVFDYTEIKGLAEEAF; from the coding sequence ATGAATCCCAATATCTACCTACCGTACATTTCAGAGATCACCGACATCAAGCAGGAGACGCCGGACACCCGCACCTATGATGTTAAAATAAAGAAGAAGGACGAGGCCAAGCTGTTCGTCTCCCGGCCCGGGCAGTTTGTGGAGGCCTCGGTGTTCGGGGCCGGAGAGGCGCCCTTCGGCCTGACCACCTCGCCCCAGGAGCCGGGGGTGATGACCTTCACGGTGCGGGCCTGCGGCAGGGTCACCAATGCCCTGGCCGAATTGAAGAAGGGCGATGAGATCGGCATCAAGGGGCCGCTGGGCAACAGCTTTCTGGACAAGATAGACTCCAGGGGCAAGGACGTGCTGGTGATCGGGGGCGGCATCGGCCTTCCGCCGCTGCGCTCCATGATCGACCACATATTCAACCACCGGGCCGACTACCGCGATTTCACCGTCCTCTACGGAGCCCGGACCCCGGCCGACCGGGTCTACAAATATCAGCTAAGCGACTGGGAAAAGAAGACCGACCTGAAGCTGATCCAGACGGTGGACGTGGCCGACAAGGAATGGACCGGAAACGTGGGGGTGGTCACCACCCTGTTCCCCAAGCTCAAACTGGACATCCCCAACACCGTGGTCTACACCTGCGGGCCGCCCATCATGATCAAGTTCGTGATCATCGAACTTTTAAAGCTGGGCCTGCCGGAGAAGCAGATCGTTTCCACCCTGGAGCGCTACATGAAGTGCGGGGTGGGCAAGTGCGGCCACTGCTGCATCGGGAACAAGTATGTCTGCACCGAGGGGCCGGTGTTCGACTACACCGAGATCAAGGGGCTGGCCGAGGAGGCATTTTAA
- a CDS encoding hydrogenase 4 subunit D: MLGSILIVMLILPFLAALITQWLPEKKQDIFAAVVASLVTILSLLVVLLAYGQRFSLPLINWPWLPDVPGIMGVFMDPLSMVLLLVTTIIGLLVTFYSRDYLSPENKFHPVKDGKRRFYLWHLLFLGAMVGVSVSANFLQLFIFWELTTICSWALISYYHNKESLDAGFEALIKTFFGGIFFLIALIVLFVNTGSFGFDAINLLTPQVKTIVFILFLIAAWAKSSQIVFFAWLPNAMAAPTPVSCYLHAAAMVKAGVYLMARVTISTVGFSYGLGLLVAVFAVMTMLASLFLFFFQTDIKKFLAYSTIAHLGYIFLGLGLGVMGSHYGYQGAILHIICHAPAKALLFICVGAIAYATGTRNMDELGGLTKAMPLTSIAFIIGTLGVTGIAPLSCYWSKLFLMEGVIEIGGKTAVFLIIPFVAEIIIAFAWYFFVAHKVFFGEPSAKVDQAINLPINSKVILIVLMILTVIAPLVGLPLIKLIR; this comes from the coding sequence ATGCTAGGTTCCATACTTATCGTAATGCTGATACTGCCCTTTCTGGCGGCGTTGATAACCCAGTGGCTGCCGGAAAAGAAGCAGGACATCTTTGCCGCGGTGGTGGCCTCGCTGGTGACCATCCTTTCCCTGCTGGTGGTGCTGCTGGCCTACGGCCAAAGATTCTCCCTGCCGCTGATCAACTGGCCGTGGCTGCCGGATGTTCCCGGGATCATGGGGGTCTTCATGGACCCGCTGTCCATGGTGCTGCTGCTGGTGACCACCATCATCGGGCTGCTGGTGACCTTTTACTCCCGGGACTACCTGTCGCCGGAGAACAAGTTCCACCCGGTCAAGGACGGCAAGCGGCGCTTCTACCTGTGGCACCTGCTGTTCCTGGGGGCCATGGTCGGGGTTTCCGTTTCGGCCAATTTCCTGCAGTTGTTCATCTTCTGGGAGCTGACCACCATCTGCTCCTGGGCCCTGATCTCCTACTACCACAACAAGGAATCGCTGGATGCCGGGTTCGAGGCCCTGATCAAGACCTTCTTCGGAGGGATCTTCTTCCTGATCGCCCTGATCGTGCTGTTCGTCAATACCGGCAGTTTCGGCTTCGACGCCATCAACCTGCTGACCCCGCAGGTGAAGACCATCGTCTTCATCCTGTTCCTGATAGCGGCCTGGGCCAAGTCCAGCCAGATCGTGTTCTTTGCCTGGCTGCCCAACGCCATGGCGGCTCCCACCCCGGTGTCCTGCTACCTGCACGCCGCGGCCATGGTCAAGGCCGGCGTCTATTTGATGGCCCGGGTGACCATCTCCACCGTGGGCTTCTCCTACGGGCTGGGGCTGCTGGTGGCGGTGTTCGCGGTGATGACCATGCTGGCCTCGCTGTTCCTGTTCTTCTTCCAGACCGACATCAAGAAATTCCTGGCCTATTCAACCATCGCCCACCTGGGATACATTTTTTTGGGCCTGGGCCTGGGGGTGATGGGCTCGCACTACGGCTACCAGGGGGCCATCCTCCACATCATCTGCCACGCGCCGGCCAAGGCCCTGCTGTTCATCTGCGTGGGGGCCATCGCCTACGCCACCGGCACCCGCAACATGGACGAGCTGGGCGGCCTGACCAAGGCCATGCCCCTGACCTCCATCGCCTTCATCATCGGGACCCTGGGCGTCACCGGGATCGCCCCGCTGTCCTGTTACTGGTCCAAGCTGTTCCTGATGGAGGGGGTCATCGAGATCGGCGGCAAGACCGCGGTGTTCCTGATAATCCCCTTCGTGGCCGAGATCATCATCGCCTTCGCCTGGTATTTCTTCGTGGCCCACAAGGTGTTCTTCGGCGAGCCATCGGCCAAGGTGGACCAGGCAATCAATCTTCCGATAAATTCCAAGGTCATTCTGATAGTATTGATGATACTGACCGTGATCGCCCCGCTGGTGGGCCTGCCGCTGATAAAGCTGATAAGGTAG
- a CDS encoding 7-carboxy-7-deazaguanine synthase QueE yields MKPTAKITEIFHSLQGEGIYLGDPTTFVRLAGCNLDCSYCDTLQAKDDGKATEMNVSEALAKISAVTQPGQFVSFTGGEPLLQAEFISAIIPALKEQKFRTYLETNGSLPRELAPLVSGIEVVSMDIKPPSACGKDLWDVQREFLTIAKEKAFVKMVVCDNTVPGEVERAAKMIARVDNKIILVLQPAEGKSAPDMQAVRRYQGLAGQLLTHVSIIRQMHKIWQIR; encoded by the coding sequence ATGAAACCCACCGCCAAAATAACCGAAATATTCCATTCCCTGCAGGGCGAGGGCATCTATCTGGGCGATCCCACCACCTTCGTGCGCCTGGCCGGCTGCAACCTGGATTGTTCTTACTGTGATACTCTACAGGCCAAGGACGACGGCAAAGCCACCGAGATGAATGTCTCGGAGGCCTTGGCTAAAATAAGCGCCGTCACCCAGCCGGGCCAGTTCGTCTCCTTCACCGGCGGGGAGCCGCTGCTGCAGGCGGAGTTCATTTCCGCCATCATTCCGGCCCTAAAAGAACAAAAGTTTCGGACCTATCTGGAGACCAACGGCAGCTTGCCCCGGGAATTAGCACCCCTTGTCTCCGGGATCGAGGTGGTCTCCATGGACATCAAGCCGCCCTCGGCCTGCGGGAAAGACCTTTGGGATGTTCAGAGGGAATTTTTGACTATCGCCAAAGAGAAGGCCTTTGTCAAAATGGTGGTCTGCGACAATACGGTTCCAGGCGAAGTCGAGCGGGCCGCCAAGATGATAGCCCGGGTTGATAATAAGATCATCCTTGTCCTCCAGCCGGCCGAAGGAAAATCAGCCCCGGACATGCAGGCGGTGCGCAGATACCAGGGGCTGGCCGGTCAGTTATTAACCCATGTCAGCATAATCCGGCAGATGCACAAGATTTGGCAGATAAGATGA
- the queD gene encoding 6-carboxytetrahydropterin synthase QueD, which produces MYYVSAVQHFSAAHSLRGYQGKCENLHGHNYKVEVELKGLELTKNGMVVDFTDLRAALDKVLARMDHKHLNEIKPFDRINPTAENIAKLVYEEMLLKFSAKKIKVSQVVVWESEGCKATYGPK; this is translated from the coding sequence ATGTATTACGTGTCCGCCGTCCAGCATTTTTCCGCGGCCCACAGCTTGCGGGGCTACCAGGGCAAGTGCGAGAACCTGCACGGCCACAACTACAAGGTGGAGGTGGAGCTTAAAGGGCTGGAGCTGACCAAGAACGGCATGGTGGTGGATTTCACCGACCTGCGGGCGGCCCTGGACAAGGTCCTGGCCCGGATGGACCACAAACATCTCAACGAGATCAAGCCGTTCGACAGGATCAACCCCACCGCCGAGAACATCGCCAAGCTGGTCTACGAGGAGATGCTGCTGAAATTCAGCGCCAAGAAGATCAAGGTCAGCCAGGTGGTGGTGTGGGAAAGCGAAGGATGCAAGGCCACCTATGGGCCAAAATAA
- the queF gene encoding preQ(1) synthase, with the protein MPKKNHGLTLLGKKVTRPVGKLEAFPNKYPKRDYQVVLESAEFTAVCPITGQPDFGTITINYVPDRLIIESKSLKLYLWSFRNQGIFHEEAVNKILDDIVKIAKPRRCEVTGFFNARGGIAINVSASYNCEDK; encoded by the coding sequence ATGCCAAAGAAAAACCATGGACTGACATTATTAGGCAAAAAGGTCACCAGGCCCGTCGGCAAGCTGGAGGCCTTTCCCAACAAGTATCCCAAAAGGGACTACCAGGTGGTGCTGGAATCGGCCGAGTTCACCGCGGTCTGTCCCATCACCGGGCAGCCGGATTTCGGGACCATCACCATCAACTACGTGCCGGACAGGCTGATCATCGAATCCAAATCCTTAAAACTTTACCTGTGGTCCTTCCGCAACCAGGGCATCTTCCACGAGGAGGCGGTCAATAAAATATTGGATGATATCGTCAAGATCGCCAAGCCCCGCCGCTGCGAGGTAACGGGATTTTTTAACGCCCGGGGGGGTATTGCCATTAACGTAAGCGCCAGCTATAATTGCGAGGATAAATAA
- a CDS encoding 4Fe-4S dicluster domain-containing protein translates to MSQNKNYSLARSKVPELLARLIKKGDEVWGPMAGENGDDFFGRLSSEKELAGDYVNGYLGAKRFVFPQIEEMFRYKKNKSGLELSEPEAMPRAVIWGIRSCDMSAVNYFDSFFGQGAKSGPDWKSGDPLPDPLYEARRNRAVFITIGCNVAGPKCFCVCTDSGPFLAQGYDIQLTDLGDRYFAEVGSPKGEEFIKEFKEYFTPAQDGDQHARRTLENQAEKTFQQPISFFAKAMRRMDQGHLKPEFWQKVADYCIGCGGCIYVCPMCSCFDVDDRVESENEGMRYRSWDTCDFAGFTREVSGHNPRATRADRRKRWFYHKVSMDYLEKNPVIGCVGCGRCVIACPGGIDMPTVIRWMRKTE, encoded by the coding sequence ATGTCGCAAAACAAGAACTATTCACTTGCCAGATCCAAGGTGCCGGAGCTGCTGGCGCGCCTGATAAAGAAGGGCGACGAGGTCTGGGGGCCGATGGCCGGCGAGAACGGAGACGATTTTTTTGGCCGGCTGTCTTCCGAGAAGGAACTGGCCGGGGATTACGTCAACGGCTATCTGGGCGCCAAGCGGTTCGTGTTTCCCCAGATCGAGGAGATGTTCCGCTATAAAAAGAACAAATCCGGACTGGAATTGTCCGAGCCGGAAGCCATGCCGCGGGCGGTGATCTGGGGCATCCGCTCCTGCGACATGTCGGCGGTCAACTATTTCGACAGCTTCTTCGGCCAGGGCGCAAAATCCGGCCCGGACTGGAAATCGGGCGACCCTTTGCCGGATCCGCTTTATGAGGCCCGCCGGAACCGGGCGGTGTTCATAACCATCGGCTGCAATGTGGCCGGGCCCAAATGTTTCTGCGTCTGCACCGACAGCGGGCCGTTCCTGGCCCAGGGCTACGACATTCAGCTTACCGACCTGGGCGACCGCTACTTTGCCGAGGTGGGCAGCCCCAAGGGCGAGGAGTTCATCAAGGAATTCAAGGAATATTTCACCCCGGCCCAGGACGGCGACCAGCATGCCCGGCGCACCCTGGAGAACCAGGCCGAAAAGACCTTCCAGCAGCCCATCAGCTTCTTTGCCAAGGCCATGCGCCGGATGGACCAGGGGCATCTCAAGCCGGAGTTCTGGCAGAAGGTGGCCGATTACTGCATCGGCTGCGGGGGCTGCATCTACGTCTGCCCCATGTGCTCCTGCTTCGACGTGGACGACCGGGTGGAGTCAGAAAACGAAGGGATGCGGTATCGCAGTTGGGACACCTGCGATTTTGCCGGGTTCACCCGCGAGGTTTCGGGCCACAATCCCCGGGCCACCCGGGCCGACCGGAGAAAACGCTGGTTCTACCACAAGGTTTCCATGGACTACCTGGAGAAGAACCCGGTGATCGGCTGCGTGGGCTGCGGCCGCTGCGTGATCGCCTGCCCCGGCGGGATAGATATGCCGACGGTGATCCGCTGGATGAGAAAAACGGAATAG
- the queC gene encoding 7-cyano-7-deazaguanine synthase QueC produces MGQNKKAVILLSGGLDSATVLFWALNKGYRPQALIFDYGQRHRREVASARALCKKTGVPYQMISIRLPWQGSSLLGKKAALPKAKNVKAVGAVIPSTYVPGRNTLFLSYGLSFAETTGAGAVMIGVNALDYSGYPDCRPDFMAAMSRVFKLGTKAGRQGRPIKIVAPLLRMTKSQIIKLGIHLGVPHKLTWSCYNGGKKPCGTCDSCLLRNKGFDEAGIKDPASS; encoded by the coding sequence ATGGGCCAAAATAAAAAAGCCGTGATCCTGCTGTCCGGCGGATTGGATTCGGCCACCGTCCTGTTCTGGGCCCTAAATAAAGGCTATCGCCCGCAGGCCCTGATATTCGACTACGGCCAGCGGCACCGCCGCGAGGTGGCCTCGGCCAGGGCGTTGTGCAAAAAGACCGGGGTGCCGTATCAGATGATTTCCATAAGACTGCCCTGGCAGGGCAGCAGCCTGCTGGGTAAAAAGGCGGCCCTGCCCAAGGCCAAAAACGTCAAGGCTGTTGGGGCCGTGATCCCCTCCACCTATGTGCCGGGACGCAACACCCTGTTCCTCAGCTACGGGCTTTCATTTGCTGAAACTACTGGGGCCGGAGCGGTGATGATCGGAGTCAACGCCCTGGATTATTCGGGCTATCCCGATTGCCGGCCGGACTTCATGGCCGCCATGTCAAGGGTCTTCAAACTGGGCACCAAGGCCGGACGGCAGGGAAGGCCGATAAAGATAGTTGCGCCGCTGCTGAGAATGACCAAATCCCAAATAATTAAATTGGGGATCCATTTGGGCGTGCCGCATAAACTGACCTGGTCCTGCTATAACGGGGGCAAAAAGCCCTGCGGGACCTGCGATTCCTGCCTTTTGAGGAACAAGGGGTTCGATGAGGCGGGGATAAAAGATCCGGCGAGTTCATAA
- a CDS encoding proton-conducting transporter membrane subunit has product MNLQTVILFSMATLFLGAAVTLLMPYSRRTIGWISLFFQTVASLGFLYTALRVLAGGTFNLDKPVFQVAGLGASFLLKVDVLSAIFLLVITVVSWAAGLYSIEYMKHYKESLARYYPLLLLFLMGMYGVVVVRDLFFFIVFWEFMTLTSYALVVYEWGNKTNVNAGFKYFLMTHIGTAGIIIAANTLYHYSQSFDFNALGPVMGLLMSDNPVLLHTLLLLFFVGFATKAGIFPFGDWLPDAHPAAPSPISAILSGVMIKIGIYGILRIFLGMLPVSHFSYTWGLILTIFGTLSLFIGTMTAMYQHDAKRVLAFHSIGQNGYVLLGIGAGIMMLPISPALATIAIIAGLYHLINHSTFKSLLFLTAGSLQYKTGTKDLDLMGGLGRYMPWTAACGIIAAFGISGIPPLNGFVSKWYIYHATLNGGFAVPILLLAGVVALFTSLLTMASVMVKFMGLSFFGQRTKANENVNSDVPRTMIASQVILAVLVVLQGVLVVWITKVLYSSVTGLLTPGYWPQFSSIITTAQGGLGLNFGEGLVGFYKPLFVLLALAVLTVIAWVIWKSGGAKQTVSNLWYSGEVQSPEAVRYYSGSYFRTFKQHFNIRFGKYSQEGVYPQWKLPKIHKSFKLKHLLDVDDWLYRPLVYVGHRVLEVFAGTHSGFPQWYLLWMVVGAAVALFIMFMVG; this is encoded by the coding sequence ATGAATCTTCAAACCGTCATTCTGTTCTCCATGGCAACGCTGTTCCTGGGCGCTGCCGTAACCCTGTTGATGCCGTATTCCCGGCGGACCATCGGCTGGATATCGTTGTTCTTCCAGACCGTGGCCTCGCTGGGCTTTCTCTATACGGCCCTGCGGGTGCTGGCCGGCGGGACCTTCAACCTGGACAAGCCGGTGTTCCAGGTGGCCGGGCTGGGGGCCTCGTTCCTGCTGAAGGTGGACGTGCTGTCTGCTATCTTCCTATTGGTGATCACCGTGGTCTCCTGGGCCGCCGGGCTGTACTCCATAGAATACATGAAGCATTACAAGGAATCGCTGGCCCGCTACTATCCGCTGCTGCTGCTGTTCCTGATGGGCATGTACGGGGTGGTGGTGGTGCGCGACCTGTTCTTCTTCATCGTCTTCTGGGAATTCATGACCCTGACCTCCTACGCCCTGGTGGTCTACGAATGGGGCAACAAGACCAACGTCAATGCCGGGTTCAAATATTTTCTGATGACCCATATCGGCACCGCCGGGATCATCATAGCCGCCAACACCCTTTATCACTACAGCCAGTCCTTCGACTTCAACGCCCTGGGCCCGGTGATGGGCCTGCTGATGAGCGACAACCCGGTCCTGCTGCACACTCTGCTGCTGTTGTTCTTCGTCGGCTTCGCCACCAAGGCCGGCATCTTCCCCTTCGGCGACTGGCTGCCCGACGCCCACCCGGCGGCGCCCTCCCCGATATCGGCCATTTTGTCCGGGGTGATGATCAAGATCGGCATCTACGGGATACTCCGCATCTTTCTGGGGATGCTGCCGGTGTCGCATTTCTCCTATACCTGGGGCCTGATACTGACCATCTTCGGAACTCTCTCTTTGTTCATCGGAACCATGACCGCCATGTACCAGCATGACGCCAAAAGGGTGCTGGCTTTTCATTCCATCGGCCAGAACGGGTATGTATTGCTGGGCATCGGGGCGGGGATCATGATGCTTCCCATATCTCCGGCCTTGGCGACCATAGCCATCATCGCCGGGCTCTACCATCTGATCAACCACTCGACCTTCAAATCACTGCTGTTCCTGACGGCCGGGTCCCTTCAATATAAAACCGGCACCAAGGATCTGGACCTGATGGGGGGCCTGGGCAGGTACATGCCCTGGACGGCGGCCTGCGGAATAATCGCCGCTTTCGGGATATCGGGGATCCCTCCTTTGAACGGATTTGTCAGCAAATGGTATATCTATCACGCCACCCTTAACGGCGGGTTTGCGGTACCGATCCTGCTGCTGGCCGGGGTGGTGGCCCTGTTCACCAGCCTGCTGACCATGGCCAGCGTCATGGTGAAGTTCATGGGCCTGTCGTTCTTCGGACAAAGGACCAAGGCCAACGAGAATGTCAACAGCGACGTGCCGCGGACCATGATAGCCAGCCAAGTGATTTTGGCGGTCCTGGTGGTCCTTCAGGGAGTGCTGGTGGTCTGGATAACAAAGGTTCTGTATTCCAGCGTCACCGGGCTGTTGACACCCGGCTATTGGCCCCAATTCTCCTCGATCATCACCACCGCCCAGGGCGGTCTGGGCCTTAATTTCGGAGAGGGCTTGGTGGGCTTCTACAAACCGCTGTTCGTCCTGCTGGCCCTGGCCGTCCTGACGGTGATCGCCTGGGTGATCTGGAAATCGGGCGGCGCCAAGCAGACGGTCTCCAACCTGTGGTACTCCGGAGAGGTGCAGAGCCCGGAGGCGGTGCGCTACTATTCGGGCAGCTATTTCAGGACCTTCAAGCAGCATTTCAATATCCGGTTCGGCAAGTACAGCCAGGAGGGGGTCTATCCCCAGTGGAAACTGCCCAAGATCCACAAATCGTTCAAGCTCAAGCACCTTTTGGATGTGGACGACTGGCTGTACCGTCCACTGGTCTACGTCGGGCACAGGGTGCTGGAGGTTTTTGCCGGCACCCACAGCGGCTTTCCGCAATGGTATCTGCTGTGGATGGTGGTGGGGGCGGCGGTGGCGCTGTTCATCATGTTCATGGTGGGATGA
- a CDS encoding hydrogenase maturation protease, whose protein sequence is MPDLFEYLRSLDKASLIVGVGNVMRGDDGFGPELVKNLSGKTEINLLDGGETPEDLLDQIVQTAPVRLVIADAVALGGMPGDAALLESDQLGKRIAVSTHNLSLLMFIKYLKEKLPELDIKILGVQPRSIDFGKGLSTEVRKTIDNLVRVIAGR, encoded by the coding sequence ATGCCCGACCTGTTTGAATATCTGCGCTCTTTGGATAAAGCCTCGCTGATCGTGGGGGTGGGGAACGTCATGCGGGGCGACGACGGATTCGGCCCGGAACTGGTCAAGAACCTTTCCGGTAAGACAGAGATCAATCTGCTGGACGGAGGGGAGACCCCGGAGGACCTTCTGGATCAGATCGTCCAAACGGCCCCGGTCAGATTGGTGATAGCCGATGCGGTGGCCCTGGGCGGGATGCCGGGCGATGCGGCCCTGCTGGAATCGGACCAGCTGGGCAAGCGGATAGCGGTCTCCACCCATAACCTTTCGCTGTTGATGTTCATCAAGTATTTGAAGGAAAAACTGCCGGAGTTGGACATCAAGATACTGGGGGTCCAGCCCAGGAGCATAGATTTCGGCAAGGGATTGAGCACCGAGGTCAGAAAGACCATTGATAATTTGGTGAGGGTCATTGCGGGGCGTTAG